The following DNA comes from Carassius carassius chromosome 41, fCarCar2.1, whole genome shotgun sequence.
CTCAGGTCTTGTGAATGAAAAAGTGCCACAACATGAATATTCATCAGAACAGAATTACATTTTGGGGGCAGGTTCCTCAATATAAAGTAAATGCAACCAAGCTTGTGTATCCCTTTCTTTGAACCCAAGGGATTTGCCGTCTCAAAATCATCGTAATAAAGCTGAATCTGTAGAGCATGTTTTTGCTGGGAAAACAAATCATTACTTTTGAAGTATGAACCATCACATATATCTTTATAAACACCTTCTTGATGTTGCTTGACCTGCAGGAAACTTTCACATAATTCACTATTCTTAAACATAGATTTCAGGGTTCCCAAGATGGGTACATACACAAATTTATCTGTTACAGGGATCTGATTGTAAACTCCTGTTGTCCGATCTCTTCGCAAATCAAAACGCACCCCAAGAACATACTCTACAGGTTCAACTATTTCCCACTTTTCCTCGAAGAACTTCTGTCGTTTGGCTGCTGTATTTAAGACAGAGAAAGGATTTTCCAATTGATCAAAACAATTTTCCACCTTTTCTTCCAAATCGGTTGCTTGAATCTCTGAAGAAGTACAGCTGAGAACAGCTTCTCTTGTTTGCTCATGAATGTCATTTACAAGCTCTTCCATTGAGCCTACCATTGCTTGGACAATGCTCTCAGCAACACCTGATGCTTGCAATTGTGCTACAACAGATCCACACAGGTTTAACAAATGATGCTTGTCAACAGAGGTCCGGCTAGTTACTGGAGTGTCTGTACAGAATGCCTGAGAACTTGAAGGCTCATCACCTTCACTTTGAGCGTCCACATTGTCAATAGTATTTGGTGAACAAGTGGCCCTGTGCAAACGAACGAGGTGTTTATTTGGTGAACAAGTGTCCTTGTGCAAACGAAAAAGGTGTTTTTTGAACCCTGAATACGTACAAAATGATAAAGAACATCCCGGTTGTCCACATTTCAAACGTAATGTCTTTCCTGGATATAATCCATGGTGAAGTCTCAAATGCTGACAAAGCAATGCAGAACTTTTCTGGTGTGCCttacaaataaaacatatttcataAACTTCCCAAGTCGATGTTAAACACTGTGGTTTGGATGAATGTGTAGAAGCTGTTGAGGGATTCATGGTAGTTAACACTGAAGATGAAGTGTGCCTTGAAAAGCTCATCGAAAACTGCCAGGGATGTTTGCGCCTTGCAAGGGATGGCCTTCTTGTCAATGATGACATAGAACCTCTGAATGTTGTTCTTCTGTTCACCAACACAGAGGAGGAAGGGCTGTCCTGGTTCCAAGCTCCCTAGGAAGGCCTCAACACTGGCTCCAATCTGtgacaaacacagagacagaaaatattaatttaagttaTGCAACACAAGCAACGGCAGTATGAGAACAAGTGGatgaaaaacattaaacacaaaatacCTTAAGATATCTCGCCACATGGTTGACAGCTTGATATGAGCTAATCTTAGCACTCTTCTTGTGGCCTTTTGACGTAGGGGGGAGCAGGTGAACCAGCAGTAGAACGCTTGACAGGTCACTGTCCCAGCCTAGGAGCAAAGTAGAATTAAGTGTAAGATGTTCCGAAACATTTCtatcttaaaatattactaaaaaaatGACAGATTATGCCAAAGACAATACTTAAGGTAAGAAGATAAGAATctgttgtgtaaatgttttaaaggcaGAATGAGGCACACTTACCAGACTCATTTGAGTTTTGCTGCGCAGACAAGAGTTTTTCAACATGCTCATTAGAAGTCCGGTTCTTGCAGTCTGCCAGGAGCCTGGGTTTGAAGTACGTCGGCCATTTTGCCAAAAATCTGCCAGAAACCTCTTCTCCAAACATCATGGTGAAATCTTGGTCAATCTACAGAAGAAACACCTTAAGTCCTTGATACTGAAAAAATATTGAGTCATAATTGTTCACTTCAAAAATACGCTGATCAAAAAAAGGTATGTCTTTCTTACCAAGCCGGGGATGTCGAGAAACCGCGGGAACACATCCAAGACTGTTGCAGAGTTTTGCTGGTCCTGAACTAGCATCTGGCGGTATTGAAATGTTGCCATCATCTTATCTTTGACAACTGACACATCAGTTGAATGTTTCAATAAGGATATTGCCTCACGGCATTCCTCGCCGAACAGTTGCTTGTCAGCCAGGAGAAAATCCCTCTTGCTCTTTGGACCATACGTAGTGCTGGTGGAGCATCTCCGAGATTGAACTGCAGTGTTGCGCTGGACGGTCTTTATCCTCCAGGCCAAGTAGCCAGACCCACTTTCTGCATCATAGTAGTGTTCCTGTAAAAcccaaaaagaacaaaagaatGCAACACAGGGGTCACATCACCACATGGCAACATTAGAAGAAATTAAGAACATACACATTCTCACATTCTTCATATATTGCAATATAagccattaattaaaaaaaaacgtacaTATCCGTTTCCAGAGTATGGATCACTAAGGTTGGGAAATAGAGTGGTGATGCCAACAGCATATTTTGTTCGCACATGGGTTGGTGGTATTCTCCTTTAAAAGTAGAAAATATTATTGTTCAAGCTTTTTCCCCCTTCAAAAGGGATACAAATATGGACTTAATGCCTATCAAACAAAACGGTATAACTTTACTTGAAGGGGTGTGTTTATGACAACTGTCATTAAGTGTCATTAGctcaattattacatttttaatgcaaatatgacattgtttgagatgtctttgttatgacatatttgcattaaaaatgtcataattgagtGAATGATACTTAATGACAgttgtcataaacatgcataaaacctCATGACATGTGACATGTCATGATTATGAAGGTGATGTCAGTCTTATGCACACcccttcaaataaagtgttaccaacatgGTATACTTACCCATGTACTTCCATCATGTCTGCAACCAGGAGGTTTACCATTTGTCGCCGTGTAGCATCCGTCAATGTCTTTGTTTTGTCATACTCGTGCAAGATTTTTTCTCCCCCGGCTTAGACTGGAGAACGTTTCTCACCATCTAAAACATgaagaagaatcacaaaggtagtCATCATGTTAGACATTCCTGCAATAAAACCACAGCTCTTCTACAGAATCTTTGTGTTTGAGGATTAATAACTAACTTAATTTATTACTGAAATTCCCCAATACCTCATTTGCTGATTCCTGCTCAATGTGGGTTCTTTTATATACATTGTTTCTATCAAGAATCACTGTTGCATCTGATGAATCAGACGCCACAGAGGATGACGTGTCGGACACAAGCAACTCTGACGAAGAATGTGAGAGATCTTGATTAAGCACAACTGCAagacatttaaaagaaacatacAAGCTCAAGAACCTCTAACAACTTATTTTAGGCTTGACAACCAAACGGTCTAGCATATTAGGGCACAACAGGCTAGTTCAGCTTTAATTGAACTTTGAAAAACTAACACTCTAACGGAGCAAAGTCTTACCTGTAGACTTTTCTGTGGACACATGAATGATAAGATTCCCTGCTTTTAAAAGCTCCTCATACACATCCGCATCCACTTCTGTCCCAGATTCATCTGTGACATGCAGCTCGGTCTGCAATGGAAGACCTAACTTTTCTATGACTGAGAGAATATTAGATttaggaaaataaagaaaaacagtgcATTTCCCATtattagtacaacccgaattccggaaaagttgggacgttttttaaattttaataaaatgaaaactaaaagactttcaaatcacatgagccaatattttattcacaatagaacatagataacatagcaaatgtataaactgagaaagtttacaattttatgcacaaaatgagctcatttcaattttgatttctgctacaggtctcaaaatagttgggatggggcatgtttaccatggtgtagcatctccttttcttttcaaaacagtttgaagacgtctgggcattgaggctatgagttgctggagttttgctgttggaatttggtcccattcttgccttatatagatttccagctgctgaagagttcgtggtcgtctttgacgtatttttcgtttaatgatgcgccaaatgttctctataggtgaaagatctggactgcaggcaggccaggttagcacccggactcttctacgacgaagccatgctgttgttatagctgcagtatgtggttttgcattgtcctgctgaaataaacaaggccttccctgaaatagacgttgtttggagggaagcatatgttgctctaaaacctttatatacctttcagcattcacagagccttccaaaacatgcaagctgcccataccgtatgcacttatgcacccccataccatcagagatgctggcttttgaactgaacgctgataacatgctggaaggtctccctcctctttagcccggaggacacggcgtccgtgatttccaacatgaatgtcaaatttggactcgtctgaccataaaacactattccactttgaaatagtccatttt
Coding sequences within:
- the LOC132123099 gene encoding uncharacterized protein LOC132123099, translated to MVNLLVADMMEVHGRIPPTHVRTKYAVGITTLFPNLSDPYSGNGYEHYYDAESGSGYLAWRIKTVQRNTAVQSRRCSTSTTYGPKSKRDFLLADKQLFGEECREAISLLKHSTDVSVVKDKMMATFQYRQMLVQDQQNSATVLDVFPRFLDIPGLIDQDFTMMFGEEVSGRFLAKWPTYFKPRLLADCKNRTSNEHVEKLLSAQQNSNESGWDSDLSSVLLLVHLLPPTSKGHKKSAKISSYQAVNHVARYLKIGASVEAFLGSLEPGQPFLLCVGEQKNNIQRFYVIIDKKAIPCKAQTSLAVFDELFKAHFIFSVNYHESLNSFYTFIQTTVFNIDLGSL